The genomic region GGGGGCTGCCAACTTCATCACCCCGACCATCGGCGGGATCACCGTCACCCTCGCCCCGTTGCTGCTCACGCTCGGCTGCGCGGCGCTGGTCGCGTCGGCCGCGGTCCGCGCCGACGACAGCCTGACCGCGGCCGACGAGGCGGTCGGCGCGCTGGTCGCCGGATTGGTGTACAGCGTGGTGATCGTTGCGACGGTCTCGGCGCTGGCTCCGTCGGGACCGACTGATCCGGCAGAGGCGCTGGCGCCCATCGTGTTCGGCGCCGTCATCGGGTTGGGCGCCGCGATGCTGCGTGGCAAGGCATGGCGGCGGCTGCTGCGCACCGCGCCACCGGCGCTGCGTGCAGGAGTCCGCGGGGCCGTCGGAGTCGTCGCGGCCCTCCTCACGGCCGGGGCGCTCGCCGTCGGGGTGGGTCTGCTGCTCGATCTCCCCACGGCCATCGAGCTCTCCAGACAGATCGCCCCGACCTTCGGCGGCGGGCTGGGGATGATGGTGCTTGGCTTTGCGTTGCTGCCAAATGCCGCAGTCGCCGGGGCCGGTTATGCCGGTCTGGTGGGCTTCCGGTTCGCCAGCGGCAGCTATTCGCCGTTGGACACCACCGCGACCGAGCTACCCGCGATGCCGCTGTTCGCCGCGATGCCGGGAGCGCACGCTCTCGACCCGATCGCCCTCGGCTGGCTCCTGCTCCCGCTGGCCGCCGCAGTGGCCGCCGGTGTGCGGATCCGGCGGCAGCTGGCGGACACCGCCGATCGGGCTCTGGCGGTCGCGGTTGCGGCTGCGGCTGCCGGGATCGGGACGGCTGCCCTGGCGGCGATCGCCGGCGGAGGACTGGTCGGCCGCCAAGCGCTGGTGTTGACCGTCCCGGTGGGCCCGCTCGCCGCGGTGGTCGCAGTGCTGGTGGCACTGGTCGCCGGCGCGCTCTGCGTCCTTCCGGACAGCGGCGGACGGTCGGCGCGAGCGGCAGTGCGCGCGGAACGTGCGCAGACGGCGGACCCGGCCCCCGACACCGCTACGACCGAACCGGATACCGACATCGATCCGGACACCGACACAGAGCCGGCCACGGACACGGACACGGACCCGGACACGGACCCGGACACTGACCCGGACACCGACACCGACACCGACACCGACACCGACACCGACACCGACACCGACACCGACACCGACACCGAACCGGATACCGAACCGGACACCGACACTGACCCGGACGCCGACGCCGCACCGGCCGCCGACACCGATGCGCCGCCGCCCGAGCCCGAGCCCGAGCCGGCGCTCGAGCCGGAGTCCAAGTCCAGGCCGGAGCCGGAGTCCGAGACCGAGCTGGAACCGGAGCCGGGGCCTGAAGCAGCCGACAGTGTGGCGCACTCGGTGGAAGCAGCACCGAACGATGCCGCACCCGGTGAGAGGGATCTACCTGCCGAGACCCGGACGGCAGAGCTCAGGGCCGACGAGACCCTGCCCGACGAGACCCTGCCCGACGAGGCCCTGCCCGACAAGGCCCTGCCCGACGAGGTCGGATCAGAGGAGCGGACAACCGGGGCGGGGACCCGGCCGCACCCCCTCGACACCGCTCATTAGGCTGGTCCGGACCGGGTTCGGCCATCACCCGAACAGCCGCACCCACCTGCCCGCCGCGACCGGAAGACCCGTGTGACCCAGGATTCCCGTGTGACCGAACCGGTTCCCGCCGATCCGCGCACCGCGGCCGACGGCGACAGCGATGCGCCGACTGACTCCGTCCGTCGGGTCGTGGTGCTGATCTCCGGCGGCGGATCCAACTTGGCCGCGCTGCTGCTGGCGCAGAGCGATCCCGGCTACGGCGCACGGGTCGTTGCCGTCGGCGCCGACCGGCGCAGCGCCGGTGGGCTGCAATTGGCGGCCGACGCCGGTGTCCCCACCTTCGTCACCAGCGTCCGTGACTTCGACGAACGCGCCGCCTGGGACGCCGCCCTGACCGATGCGGTCGCTGAGCAGCGTCCTGATCTGATCGTCTCCGCAGGCTTTCTCAAGCTGGTGGGCGATCAGTTCCTGGCGGCCTTCGGCGACCGGTACCTGAACACCCACAACGCCCTGCTGCCGGCGTTCCCGGGCATGCACGGCCCGGCCGACGCGCTGGCGTACGGCGTCCGGATCGCCGGGGCGACATTGTTCTTCGTCGACGGCGGCATCGACACCGGACCGATCGTCGCGCAGGTGGCAGTTCCGGTCCTGCCGGACGACGACGTCGACACCCTCACCGAACGCATCAAGATCGCCGAGCGTGCCCAGCTGGTCGAGTACATCGGCCGGTTGGCGCGCGACGGTTGGACCATCGACGGCAGGAAGGTCACCACCCCATGAGCGACACCCCCAGCACCGACACCGCCCGCACCGACACCGATGCCGCGCCCGACGGACGTCGCCGGATCCGGCGCGCACTCGTCTCCGTCTACGACAAGACGGGTGTGCTCGAGCTGGCGCAGCAACTGCACGCTGCGGGGGTCGAGATCGTCTCCACCGGATCGACCGGTGCAACGATCGCCGGTGCCGGGATCCCGGTGACCCAGGTGGAGGACGTCACCGGGTTCGCCGAGATCCTCGACGGACGGGTGAAGACGCTGCATCCGAAGGTGCACGGTGGTCTGCTTGCCGACACCCGCATCCCCGAACACCTGGAAACCATTGCGGCATCGGGTATCGCGCCGTTCGAGTTGCTGGTGAGCAACCTGTATCCCTTCCGCGAGACCGTCGCCTCCGGCGCGAGTGTCGACGAGTGTGTCGAACAGATCGACATCGGCGGGCCGGCCATGGTGCGGGCTGCGGCGAAGAACCATCCCAGCGTCGCCGTGGTCACCGATCCGGCCGACTACCCGGCGCTGGCAACCGCGCTGACCGCGGGCGGGTTCACCCTGGCGGAGCGAAAAGCACTGGCGGCCAGAGCTTTTCGGCACACCGCCAGCTACGACGTGAGCGTCGCCTCGTGGATGGGGACGGTGTTGAGTCCGGAGCAGGACGCGGCCTTCCCGGCCTGGACCGGCGTCACGTGGGAACGTCAGCAGGCGCTGCGGTACGGCGAGAATCCGCATCAGCCCGCTGCGTTGTACCGGCACTGGCGCGGTGGCCTGGCGACCGCAGCGCAGTTGCACGGCAAGGAGATGAGCTACAACAACTACGTCGACATCGACGCGGCCTGGCGGGCGGCCAACGACTTCGACGGACCGTCCGTGGCGATCATCAAACACGCCAACCCCTGCGGGATCGCGACGGTCCCGGACGGGGACGATGCTGCCATCGCGCTCGCCCACGAGCGCGCGCTGGCCTGCGATCCGACCTCGGCCTTCGGTGGGGTGATCGCGGTCAACCGGCCGGTGACGGTACGGCTCGCGGAACAGATCGCCGACGTCTTCACCGAGGTCCTGCTCGCGCCCGGATACGAGCAGGGCGCGGTGGATGTGTTGGCGCGCAGCAAGAACATCCGGCTCCTCGAGATGCCCCGCTCGGCTGTCGCGGAGCCCTGGGAGTTCCGTGCCATCTCCGGCGGCATCCTCGCGCAGATCCGCGATGGCATCGATGCACCGGGTGATGATCCGCAGAGTTGGACGCTGGCGTCGGGTGAACCTGCTGACGAGGCGACGCTGGCTGATCTGGTCTTCGCCTGGCGCGCGTGCCGCAGCGTCAAGTCGAACGCCATCCTGCTGGCCAAGGACGCCGCCTCCGTCGGGATCGGCATGGGCCAGGTGAACCGGGTCGACTCGTGCAAACTCGCCGTCGAGCGAGCGGGGTCGCGGGCGGCCGGTTCGGTGGCCGCCAGCGATGCGTTCTTCCCGTTCGACGACGGTCCTCGGGTGCTGTTCGATGCGGGCGTCCGCGCTGTCGTGCAGCCTGGAGGTTCGGTCCGTGACCACCTCACCATCGATGCCGCACAGGCGGCCGGGGTGACCATGTACCTCACCGGTACCCGGCACTTCTTCCACTGACGTACTGGCCGGACACTGCGGGGGAGCGACGATGGAACTGACCGGATCCTCGTACGAGAGCGAGGACTTCATCGAGGTCGATCTCTGGGGGAAGTCGTTGTCCGACATCACCTTCACCAGCTGCGACTTCGCCGGAGCCGGGCTGTCGGAGGTCCGCACCGAAAAGGTCACCTTCACCGACTGCTCGTTCGTCGGCGCCGAGCTGCACGGCTCGCAGCACCGTTTCTCGAGCTTCGTGAACTGCACCTTCGACCGGACCTCCTGGCACGGCGCGACCCTCACCGGCTGTCGACTGCTGGGATCCACCTTCACCAGCTGCAGACTGCGTCCGATCACCCTGACCGACTGCGATCTGTCGCTCTGCTCGCTGGCCGGGGAACGGTTGATGGGAACCGATTTCTCGGGCGTCCGGCTGCGGGAGGCGAACCTCACCGGCGCCGATCTGAGCAGGTGCACCTTCGCGGGTGCTGACCTGACCGGGGCCCGCGCCGGCGGGGCGATCCTGAAGGATGCGGACCTGCGGGGCGCGAGGATCGACACACCGTTCTGGGTCGCGGCGAAGGTGGTGGGCGCGAAGGTCGACATCGACCAGGCGCTGCTCTACGCCGCAGCGCACGGACTGGTGCTGCAGGAGCCGTCGGCGGAGCGCTGAGTGGCGCACCCGGACGGGGCCCACACGTCGACATGGCAGGATCAGATCCCGTGACAGCAACGATCCTCGACGGCAAGGCCACCCTGCGGGCGGTCAAGAGCGAGCTGGCTTCCCGGGTGGCCGCGCTGGCGGAGCGGGGCATCGTCCCCGGGCTGGGCACGGTGATCGTCGGTGACGATCCCGGTAGCGCCATCTATGTCGGGCTCAAGCACAAGGACTGCGCGGAGATCGGGATCAACTCGATCATGCGCACGCTGCCGGCGACGGCGACGCAGGACGATGTGCACGCCGTCGTCGACGAACTGAACGCCGACCCGGCCTGCACCGCCTTCCTGGTCCAACAGCCCACCGGTTTGGACGAGTTCGCGATCCTCGCGCGGGTCGACCCGGCCAAGGACGTCGACGGACTGCACCCGTTCAATCTGGGCTCGATCGTGCTCGGCGAACCAGCGCCCGAGCCGTGCACCCCGGCCGGGATCATCGAGCTGCTGCGGCGCTTCGACGTGCCGATCTCCGGATCGCACACCGTGATCGTCGGGCGGGGGACCACCGTCGGCCGCCCGCTCGGGCTGCTGATGTCCCGACGCACCGAGAACGCCACCGTCACCCTCTGCCACACCGGCACCCGCGATCTCGCTGTCCACGTCCGTCAGGCGGACATCGTGGTGGCCGCGGCCGGCGTCCCCGGCATCATCACGGCAGCAATGGTCAAGCCGGGCGCTGCCGTGCTCGATGTCGGCGTCAGCAAGATCGACGGCAGGATCGCCGGTGATGTCGCTGCTGACGTGGCCGAGGTCGCCGGGTTCGTGGCCCCGAACCCGGGTGGTGTCGGACCGATGACCCGGGCCATGTTGCTCGGCAACGTGGTCGCTGCCGCCGAACGTCTCGCCGGCTGAGCACCCGGGCACCGTCGTGAACCCACTGCTGCGACGTCGGCTGCCGATCATCATCGTGCTGGTGATCGTGCTCGTCGGGCTGGGGCTGATCTTCCTCGGACACTGGCGGCGCGGATCGGTGGTGATCGGGGTGGCGGCACTGGTCGGATCCGGTCTGCGGGTCGGCATCGCGGAGCGTGATGTCGGTGTGCTCGCCGTCCGCAGCAAGCAGTTCGACATCGGCTTCCTGGTCACCATCGCTGCGGTGTTCATCGGCCTCGCCGTGTTCGCGAACTGAGCCTCAGAACAGCGGCAGCACGGCCCGCAGGGTCGAGCTGACCTCGGCGCGATCAGCATCACGACCGGTGGCCAGCAGTACCAGCCGCACGTCGTGCAGGTCGTCCGAGCCGGATCCGACATCGAAGACGTCCTCGAACCCGCCCCGCGCACCGGCCTTTCGGGCGCACAGTGCGCGCAGCGCTGCGGCGACCCGGCGCAGTGCCAGCGGCAGCACCAGGGGTTCGACCACCGGTCCCGCATTCTCCAACGCCCGCACGGACAACCGCAGGTCCAGGCCGTGCACCACCAGTTCGATGAGCCGGGTGAGCAGGAAGTCCGAGAGCCGGATGATCCCGCCGGGCGCGCGGACCGGGCTGTCGTCAGGCCCCAACGAGATCAACGTCCGCCCAGCCGTCGCCCAGGCCTCATCCAGCTCGCCGCCTCGATCGGTGCGTGCGGCGGCCTTCCGGGTCGATCGCTGCCGGATGAGCGCGGAACGCTGCTGATAGCCGGTCAGGTAGGCCAGCACCGAAAGCGGCGGTTCGGTGTCACGCTCGTCGGCCGGACGGAGATCGCCGATGGTCTCGACGCTGGTTGCCAGATGGGACAACAGCTCGTCGATCGACCACCCACGCAGGGTGCTCGGCCTGGCGAGGATCGACGGCGGGACCGCGTCGACCCAGGCGCGGATGGCACCCCATTGGGCGGCGTGCAGCAGCGCGGTGAACGGGCCGGCCGCACCGGTGGGGGAGAGCTCCGCAGTCGGGGCCGCGCCGGATCGCGTCGTGCTGGTCATCGGGTGAGTATCCCGCACCGGCGGTGCCGGGCGTGCCCGCACGAGCCCTCCGACTGTCGGCGCGGAGACCCCTTGCAGTACGCTCGTACTGCAAACTCCAGGCGCAGAGAAGGGCCCAAGAACCATGGCGAAGATCAAGGTCACCGGAACCGTCGTCGAACTCGACGGTGACGAGATGACACGCATCATCTGGCAGTTCATCAAGGACAAGCTGATCCTGCCCTACCTGGACGTCGACCTGGAGTACTACGACCTGGGTATCGAGCACCGCGACGCCACCGACGACCAGGTGACCATCGACTCGGCGAACGCCATCAAGAAGCACGGCGTCGGAGTCAAGTGCGCCACGATCACTCCCGACGAGGCCCGCGTCGAGGAGTTCGGCCTCAAGGAGATGTGGAAGTCGCCCAACGGCACCATCCGCAACATCCTCGGCGGCGTGATCTTCCGCGAGCCGATCATCATCTCGAACATCCCGCGGCTGGTGCCGGGCTGGACGAAGCCGATCATCATCGGCCGCCACGCGCACGGTGACCAGTACAAGACCCAGAACTTCAAGGTTCCGGGCGCCGGCACCCTGACCATCGCCTTCACCCCGAAGGACGGCAGCAAGCCGATGGAGTTCAAGGTCGCCGACTTCGGCCCCGACGGCGGCGTCGCGATGGGCATGTACAACTTCACCAACTCGATCATCGATTTCGCCCGCGCCTCGTTCAACTACGGCCTGCAGCGCGAGTACCCGGTCTACCTGTCGACGAAGAACACCATCCTCAAGGCCTACGACGGCGCCTTCAAGGACATCTTCCAGCAGATCTTCGAGTCGGAGTTCAAGGCTGATTTCGATGCCAAGGGACTCACTTACGAGCACCGGCTGATCGACGACATGGTCGCCTCCGCGATGAAGTGGGAGGGTGGCTACGTCTGGGCGTGCAAGAACTACGACGGTGACGTGCAGTCCGACACCGTGGCGCAGGGCTTCGGCTCGCTCGGCCTGATGACCTCCGTGCTGATGACCCCCGACGGCCAGACCGTCGAGGCGGAGGCCGCCCACGGCACCGTCACCCGGCACTACCGCCAGCACCAGCAGGGCAAGCCGACCTCCACCAACCCGATCGCCTCGATCTATGCGTGGACCGGTGGCCTGAGGCACCGCGGCAAGCTTGACGGCACCCCCGAGGTGACGGCCTTCGCCGAGACCCTCGAGGACGTCGTCATCAAGACTGTCGAGAGCGGCGCGATGACCAAGGACCTCGCCCTGCTGGTCGGTCCCGACCAGCAGTGGCAGACCACCGAGGACTTCCTGTCGACGCTGGATGAGAACCTCAAGGCCCGCCTCGGCTGAACGCCCTCTTCGGCTCGGTGCCGCGGATGAGGGCGCTGCTGTGCAGGCTTCGCTGGACGCGCGGGTTCGCAGGCTCACCCGCGCGTCTGGCGCTGCAGAGGGCTGCGCACCACCCTCATCCGCGGCCCCGGGTAGAGCGGTTGCGTCCATCCTTCGGTGGTGGAGCAAACGACGAAGCGCGTCGAGACCCTGTCAGATCATCGACGGGGTCTCGCTCTCAGTGCCCCGCAACCACTGTCAGTCGTCAGCCGAGGCGACCACGCAGTCGCTGCTGCCGCCGTAGGTCGCGATCTTGTAGTCGATGACGGCCAGCGCGAACTGCAGCTCGTGCAGATGCCGGCGCAGGGCCGCGCGGTGCTCGGTGAGCAGCGCCAGCCGCTGCGGCTCGGTGCCGATGCCCTCCCGGGTCAGCTCGAAGTAGGAGGCGATCACCCGGACCGGCATGCCGGTCAGCCGCAGCCGGGTGATGAAGACCAGCCGGGACAGAGACGGCAGGTCGTAGGCACGATGGCCGCCGGCATCGCGTGGGACCTCGACCAGGCCGATGCGCTCGTAGTAGCGCAGTGTGTGTGGGCTCAGTGCGAGCAGTTCGGCCGCCTCCGCGACGGTCAGCGGGTGATCCAGCGTTGCCGGCAGCGGCGCCAGGCCGGCCAGCGCAACGGTCAGCTCCGGTAGTTCGGTTGCCGGTGTGCTGGCGAGCGCGCTGCGGAGCACCTCGGTGCCGCGAGAGGTGGGATCGATGGGATCCGATCCGGGCAGCGAGATCGACGTGGTGGCTGTCATGACTGTGACGGTAGGCCTTCGAGCGCGCTCGAAGTCGACCGGGTGACCGGCTCGTCCGACACGGATCCGACGTCCGCATCCCTACGATGACGTGCATGACGACAACGGGGTGGATGCAGGTCAGGGGCGGGCTCGGCGGGAACCGTCGATGGCGGCAGGCCCGTCGCGGACGGCGGGCCGCGACGTCTGTGGCGTTGGTTGCCGTACTGGTGGCCGGGTGCGGGGGCGAGGTTGCCGGAGTCGCTGCCCGCGGGGCCCGCACTGCGGCCTCGGTGGAGAGGCCGTCTCTGCCCAGCGACACCGGATCGGCCGGCACCCCGGCCACGACCAGCCTGCCGACGACCAGCAGCCGACCCGCCCCGACGGGGCCAGGGACCACGCCCCCGGAGACCACGCCACCCGAGACCAGGACCACGCCACCGGAGACCACGCGCTCGGGTGCAGAGCCCACGAGCCGGGCGACGACCTCGGCGGCGGTCACGGCCACCCTGGGCGACAGCGGCGCCATCGAGGTCGGATCACCGTCCGCGAAGATCGTCCTGGACGTGTACGAGGAGCCGATGTGTCCGCCGTGCGCCACCTTCGCTGCGCGTTACGGCCCGGACATTGCGGCCGCTGCGCTGTCGGGCAAGGCCAGAGTGCGGTTCCGGATCGCCAACTTCCTCGACAAGCAGTCGCACTCGAAGAACTACTCGACCCGGGCCATCGCCGCGCTGCTCACCGTGCTGGCCTACGACCGCGACGCCCGGACGCTGCTGGCCGTGCAGGACGCGATCTTCGACGACCGGAACCAGCCGATCGAGGGCTCGGACGCCGATCTCTCCGACGCCCAACTGGCCACGCTCGCACAGCAGCACGGTGCCGGTACGGAATCCGTGGCGGCCATCCGCACAGGGCTGGTCCGGAAGACGGCCGCGGCCACCGCCCGGCTCACCCGGTCGTACATGACCGCACAGAAGGTCAGCGGTGTGCCGTGGGTCCAGGTGGACGGCCGCGCGGTCGACCTCGACGACCCGCAGTGGCTCTCGAAGGCACTGACCGGCTGACGCGGTCGGACCGGCAGCGCGCGGGATGAGAACATGGACCACCGTGAGCACCGAGAACACGATCAACACCAGGTCCGCCGAGCGAGCACCCGCTGCGGGAGCTCCCGCCGGGACACCGGCGGTCCGCCCCCGGGTGTTGTCCGGAATCCAGCCGACGTCCGACTCCTTCCACGTCGGCAACTATCTCGGCGCGCTGCGGCAGTGGGTGTCGATGCAGCAGACCCACGACGCGTTCTACTGCGTCGTCGATCTGCACGCCATCACGGTGGAGACCGACCCGACGCTGCTCCGCGATCGCACCAGGATCGCGGCGGCCCAGCTGCTCGCCCTCGGCATCGATCCGCAGCGCTCCACCCTGTTCGTGCAGTCGCACGTGCCTGCTCACACCCAGTTGAGCTGGGTCCTGGAATGTCAGACCGGCTTCGGCGAGGCCGGCCGGATGACGCAGTTCAAGGACAAGTCGGCCCGCAACGGTGCCGACCGCTCCAGCGTCGGGCTGTTCACCTATCCGGTGCTGATGGCCTCGGACATCCTGGCGTACCAGGCCGATCAGGTGCCCGTCGGTGAGGACCAGCGCCAGCACCTGGAACTCACCCGGAACCTGGCCCAGCGCTTCAACTCCCGGTTCGGCCAGACCTTCGTCGTACCGGAGCCCTACATCGTGAAGGAGACCGCGAAGGTCTACGACCTCACCGAGCCGACGGCCAAGATGAGCAAGTCCTCGCCCGGTGGCTCACTCGATCTGCTGGCGCCGATCAAGACCTCGGTCAAGCAGATCAAGAGCGCGGTGACGGACACCGAGCGGGAGGTCCGGTTCGACCCGGAACACAAACCGGGTGTGTCGAACCTGCTCAGCCTGGTGTCGGTGCTCGGCGGGACGTCGATCGCCGATCTGGAGCGTGAGTTCGACGGCAAGGGGTACGGGGATCTCAAGGGGCGACTGGCCGAGGTCTTCACCGAGTTCGTCACTCCCTTGCAGTCGCGGGTGGCCGAGCTGCTCGACGACCGTGCCGAGCTCGATCGCCTCCTCGCGGCAGGCGCGGTCAAGGCCAGAACGGTCGCCGATGCCACGGTCGCCGCCGTCTATGAAAGAGTCGGCTTCCTCGCAGGCTGATCCCACCGATCGGAAGGCTCCGTGATGGCATCCCCCGCACCGACGTCGCTGGAGCAGCAGCCGATGATCCCCGGGCCCGACGGTCGTGACCCATTCGAATCGGCGAAGGTCGGCGTGGGGAAGGACGAGCCGGAGGTCAAGAAGGACCCCACCCGCATCCAGCGGTTGCTCGCCAAGCCGTGGCTCAAGCACGTGATTGCCGCGTTCAGCCGGTTCAACGACCGGCTGGCACCGCAGTTCGCCGGCGCCATCACCTACTTCTCCTTCCTCGCGCTCGTGCCGATCCTGATGGTCGCCTTCGGCATCACCGCGATCGTGCTGCGCGGCAACCAGGGTGCGCTGGACACCATCAGGGAGAAGGCTGCCGAACAGATCCCCGGTGACCTGACGACAACGATCATCGACGGGGCGCTCGACAGTGGGAAAGCGATCGGGATCGTCGGGCTGGTGATCGCGATCTACTCCGGTGTCAGCTGGATGGGCAATGTACGGGAGGCCGTGCAGGCCCAGTGGCGCCCGACGTTTGAGAAGAACGAGGAGGAGAAGGCGCAGAGCATCGTCAGCTTCATCCTGCAGAACCTGGTGACCATGTTCAGCCTCGCCGGCGCACTGCTGGTGTCCCTGGTGCTGACCACGGTCGGCGGTGCCGCGCAGAGCTTCGTACTCGGGCTGCTCGGTCTGGACAACATCAGCTGGTTGAAGCCGCTCGTCGCGGTGGTCACCTTCGCCATCGTGATCGCCGCCGACGTGCTCATCTTCATGTGGTTCTACCGGCGGATGGAGATCGACGACTTCACCCCCGCGCCGGGGGCGGTGTTCAAGGGCGCAGTGATCGTCGCCGTGGTCTTCGAGGTGCTCAAGCTGGCGATGACGTTCGTCTTCCCGCTCATGACGGGGTCGGCCGCGTTCACGATCTTCGGGCCCATCCTCCTGCTGCTGTTCTTCTTCAACCTCGTCGCCCAGGTGGTGCTGTTCGTCGCCGCCTGGATCGCGACGGCCCCGGGCGCGGCCGACGAGCGTACGAACGACCTGCCGGAGATCCCCGGCCCGGTCGTGGTCGTGCACAACGACGGGCCCGTCCGCACGGCCGGCATGGTGGGCGCGGGCGCGCTCGCTGGC from Nakamurella sp. A5-74 harbors:
- a CDS encoding DUF3017 domain-containing protein encodes the protein MNPLLRRRLPIIIVLVIVLVGLGLIFLGHWRRGSVVIGVAALVGSGLRVGIAERDVGVLAVRSKQFDIGFLVTIAAVFIGLAVFAN
- a CDS encoding MerR family transcriptional regulator, which produces MTATTSISLPGSDPIDPTSRGTEVLRSALASTPATELPELTVALAGLAPLPATLDHPLTVAEAAELLALSPHTLRYYERIGLVEVPRDAGGHRAYDLPSLSRLVFITRLRLTGMPVRVIASYFELTREGIGTEPQRLALLTEHRAALRRHLHELQFALAVIDYKIATYGGSSDCVVASADD
- the purH gene encoding bifunctional phosphoribosylaminoimidazolecarboxamide formyltransferase/IMP cyclohydrolase — its product is MSDTPSTDTARTDTDAAPDGRRRIRRALVSVYDKTGVLELAQQLHAAGVEIVSTGSTGATIAGAGIPVTQVEDVTGFAEILDGRVKTLHPKVHGGLLADTRIPEHLETIAASGIAPFELLVSNLYPFRETVASGASVDECVEQIDIGGPAMVRAAAKNHPSVAVVTDPADYPALATALTAGGFTLAERKALAARAFRHTASYDVSVASWMGTVLSPEQDAAFPAWTGVTWERQQALRYGENPHQPAALYRHWRGGLATAAQLHGKEMSYNNYVDIDAAWRAANDFDGPSVAIIKHANPCGIATVPDGDDAAIALAHERALACDPTSAFGGVIAVNRPVTVRLAEQIADVFTEVLLAPGYEQGAVDVLARSKNIRLLEMPRSAVAEPWEFRAISGGILAQIRDGIDAPGDDPQSWTLASGEPADEATLADLVFAWRACRSVKSNAILLAKDAASVGIGMGQVNRVDSCKLAVERAGSRAAGSVAASDAFFPFDDGPRVLFDAGVRAVVQPGGSVRDHLTIDAAQAAGVTMYLTGTRHFFH
- a CDS encoding maleylpyruvate isomerase N-terminal domain-containing protein, translating into MTSTTRSGAAPTAELSPTGAAGPFTALLHAAQWGAIRAWVDAVPPSILARPSTLRGWSIDELLSHLATSVETIGDLRPADERDTEPPLSVLAYLTGYQQRSALIRQRSTRKAAARTDRGGELDEAWATAGRTLISLGPDDSPVRAPGGIIRLSDFLLTRLIELVVHGLDLRLSVRALENAGPVVEPLVLPLALRRVAAALRALCARKAGARGGFEDVFDVGSGSDDLHDVRLVLLATGRDADRAEVSSTLRAVLPLF
- a CDS encoding bifunctional methylenetetrahydrofolate dehydrogenase/methenyltetrahydrofolate cyclohydrolase; this encodes MTATILDGKATLRAVKSELASRVAALAERGIVPGLGTVIVGDDPGSAIYVGLKHKDCAEIGINSIMRTLPATATQDDVHAVVDELNADPACTAFLVQQPTGLDEFAILARVDPAKDVDGLHPFNLGSIVLGEPAPEPCTPAGIIELLRRFDVPISGSHTVIVGRGTTVGRPLGLLMSRRTENATVTLCHTGTRDLAVHVRQADIVVAAAGVPGIITAAMVKPGAAVLDVGVSKIDGRIAGDVAADVAEVAGFVAPNPGGVGPMTRAMLLGNVVAAAERLAG
- the purN gene encoding phosphoribosylglycinamide formyltransferase — its product is MVLISGGGSNLAALLLAQSDPGYGARVVAVGADRRSAGGLQLAADAGVPTFVTSVRDFDERAAWDAALTDAVAEQRPDLIVSAGFLKLVGDQFLAAFGDRYLNTHNALLPAFPGMHGPADALAYGVRIAGATLFFVDGGIDTGPIVAQVAVPVLPDDDVDTLTERIKIAERAQLVEYIGRLARDGWTIDGRKVTTP
- a CDS encoding NADP-dependent isocitrate dehydrogenase is translated as MAKIKVTGTVVELDGDEMTRIIWQFIKDKLILPYLDVDLEYYDLGIEHRDATDDQVTIDSANAIKKHGVGVKCATITPDEARVEEFGLKEMWKSPNGTIRNILGGVIFREPIIISNIPRLVPGWTKPIIIGRHAHGDQYKTQNFKVPGAGTLTIAFTPKDGSKPMEFKVADFGPDGGVAMGMYNFTNSIIDFARASFNYGLQREYPVYLSTKNTILKAYDGAFKDIFQQIFESEFKADFDAKGLTYEHRLIDDMVASAMKWEGGYVWACKNYDGDVQSDTVAQGFGSLGLMTSVLMTPDGQTVEAEAAHGTVTRHYRQHQQGKPTSTNPIASIYAWTGGLRHRGKLDGTPEVTAFAETLEDVVIKTVESGAMTKDLALLVGPDQQWQTTEDFLSTLDENLKARLG
- a CDS encoding thioredoxin domain-containing protein; its protein translation is MTTTGWMQVRGGLGGNRRWRQARRGRRAATSVALVAVLVAGCGGEVAGVAARGARTAASVERPSLPSDTGSAGTPATTSLPTTSSRPAPTGPGTTPPETTPPETRTTPPETTRSGAEPTSRATTSAAVTATLGDSGAIEVGSPSAKIVLDVYEEPMCPPCATFAARYGPDIAAAALSGKARVRFRIANFLDKQSHSKNYSTRAIAALLTVLAYDRDARTLLAVQDAIFDDRNQPIEGSDADLSDAQLATLAQQHGAGTESVAAIRTGLVRKTAAATARLTRSYMTAQKVSGVPWVQVDGRAVDLDDPQWLSKALTG
- a CDS encoding DUF6350 family protein — encoded protein: MRGAVAAGAAVVLAFGLGLLIWAVTPASGSAWSVAQGALAALGAANFITPTIGGITVTLAPLLLTLGCAALVASAAVRADDSLTAADEAVGALVAGLVYSVVIVATVSALAPSGPTDPAEALAPIVFGAVIGLGAAMLRGKAWRRLLRTAPPALRAGVRGAVGVVAALLTAGALAVGVGLLLDLPTAIELSRQIAPTFGGGLGMMVLGFALLPNAAVAGAGYAGLVGFRFASGSYSPLDTTATELPAMPLFAAMPGAHALDPIALGWLLLPLAAAVAAGVRIRRQLADTADRALAVAVAAAAAGIGTAALAAIAGGGLVGRQALVLTVPVGPLAAVVAVLVALVAGALCVLPDSGGRSARAAVRAERAQTADPAPDTATTEPDTDIDPDTDTEPATDTDTDPDTDPDTDPDTDTDTDTDTDTDTDTDTDTDTEPDTEPDTDTDPDADAAPAADTDAPPPEPEPEPALEPESKSRPEPESETELEPEPGPEAADSVAHSVEAAPNDAAPGERDLPAETRTAELRADETLPDETLPDEALPDKALPDEVGSEERTTGAGTRPHPLDTAH
- a CDS encoding pentapeptide repeat-containing protein gives rise to the protein MELTGSSYESEDFIEVDLWGKSLSDITFTSCDFAGAGLSEVRTEKVTFTDCSFVGAELHGSQHRFSSFVNCTFDRTSWHGATLTGCRLLGSTFTSCRLRPITLTDCDLSLCSLAGERLMGTDFSGVRLREANLTGADLSRCTFAGADLTGARAGGAILKDADLRGARIDTPFWVAAKVVGAKVDIDQALLYAAAHGLVLQEPSAER